The Melospiza georgiana isolate bMelGeo1 chromosome 19, bMelGeo1.pri, whole genome shotgun sequence genome segment cccaggacaccccagcactgccaccctgtCCCTCAGAGCCTTGTCTAGATGCTCCGTGTCACACTCAGGTGCCAGCTCACACTTCTTGCAGTGATAATGTTGGTACACACCAGGAGTTGGTTATAGAATTGTAACTGGGAACTGAACCTTcaatacaaattaaaaatattaaaaaagcatGAGCTCCTGCAACTAGAAGTAACAAGAAACTGCCAAAGGAACAAGAGAGGCACATCACGCTTTGAGATGTGAGAGATGGAAGatgcaaaataattaaatggGTGCATACATACATTGGTTCTTTACTCAATAGTCTTCCTAGTTTTACCAAGCTTTAAAAGCATGAAATTGTTGGTTTATGTTGATAAGgacctttaatttttttaaaaagaaaatgaatgacTTAAAAAGACTGAATCTGAACTTAGGGACTTTCAGTTTTGCTGGTAGCACAGCTGTTCGGTTGGAGAaaacacagttaaaaaaaataatgactgTTGAGTAATCTGTCCTTGTAAATTGAAGCTTGGAACAGGTATGTTCATCAGAAGACATGTCTTACCTTATTTCTGAGGTTCTAGTATGTAGATTTTGTAGCTTTTCCAGGAGTTACCTCCTGATACAGGAGAGTGAAAGGATCCATGTGCTGCTCATTGTAGGGACCATTTCTACAAAGAAAATTGTATCTACATGCAGTAATTTTATATTCAGTACTTGTATCCATAAAGCATTTTATTTAGGTGCAGTAGTCCTCATGTTAAATTGTGGTGTTCTCATGTAACAGGAAAACTCCTCCTTAACCTGATGGACCACACAGAAGTTGTCAGAGATTTAACCTTTGCCCCTGATGGCAGCCTGATTCTTGTGTCTGCGTCCAGAGACAAAACCCTGCGAGTGTGGGACCTGAAAGATGATGGTAATGTCTGGGCTTTATCTGCTCCAGTACCTGAGAGAAGCACCCATGTACTCACCTCTTTTATTGCTCTAGACTCAGTTTAGTCAGGATTGCTTAAAAACTGGGTGTTCGGTTAGTCACTCACTGTGCACTTGGAATTCTTTAGTCACTCACTCTGCAGCCCCTTGGAATTCCTTATCTGTCTGAAGCCTGGAGGCAGAAGCAGGTTTTTGGCTAAGAGTGCATGAAGTAACCTTTCTGAATAgggacatggaagtagaggcTGCATCCCAggggttttatttctgtgtagAATGACTCTGCAAGAAGTTTGggaaaataatacaaaattttGCAAATAAATAACTAACTTGGAAAAGATTTCCCATCTGAAAATTAACCAATCCTTACAGCAATGCCTTTCTGTTTAGGAAACATGATGAAGGTGCTGAGAGGCCATCCGAACTGGGTGTATGGCTGTGCATTCTCTCCAGACTCCTCCATCCTCTGTTCTGTTGGAGCTAGTAAAGCAGTATGTGTCAGAGTTTCTTGTTCCTTAATTCTCCTGAATTGTGTGCATAATCATTTTAAATCTAAGTAACATTAAGCTTGTGCTCGGTGTCATGAACTTCTAATGTTTGATGATGATGTGAAAGTGCATGAAATTAAACTGGCAAATGGTGCATTGAGACCCTGATTTGTGAATGGAACTTGCACTGCTTTTAGTTGAGGAGGCTGTGAGTGTGGAGAAATAGGTCTGCACAGGGTCATGGCATAAAACAAAGACCACTAAAGCTGCCAGTGTTAAAAGATACTTAGATTAATGCATAAAActattttggttttgattttgtcCTTCCTATTTCGTGCTCAATGAGAAAGACTTCCCAAAGTTGTAGCCAGACAGGGCATCTCCTGCTgaacaaaaacatttctctcCTATCAATGGCAGTAGTACCTGAGAGTTAGAGGGAAGAGGAGCACACTGGTTTTGCTTCAATCCTAATGCTCTGCTAGAGAACTGAAAGCAGTGCAGGTAATGCATGTATGCCATAAGCTACTCCTGGCACTGAAGAGTTAGGGCAGACCAGAAAGGGAGTTCAGCCTGGTTCCAGGGGCTCTGTAGGCAGTGTAGTGCAGCCTCAGAAGCCCAGCTGAGGCACTGGCCATCACTCCTGTGGGAGTGCTCAGAGGCATTGTCCACAGCGGTGAGCACAGCCGAGCTCTGGGGTTTGGCTCTGTAGTGGAGCAGAGGGGGATGTGTACATTGCTGTCTGGAGGCTGTGTGTTTTCCATAAGCTTCTTGCTTTCCCTGTCACAGGTGGTGGCAGCAATATTGGTGTGATTGAGTTAAGCTGGCACCACTCTGAGGAGCACAGTGGTGTTGGCGGGCAGAGAGTGGCAGCTCTGGCCGCCAGCCCGGCGAGCTGTACCGTCTGTACCGTAGGACGAAGTAACCTTGCCCTCGGCTGCAAGGGGTCCTGTACGTACGCAGGTGCTGCTCCATGTCCACTGtctgcttgcttgcttgcttttttttgttgttgttttttttttttttttaataattttcacaGCAGTGAAACACACTGACTCCTCAAACTTAGTTTCCAGTTTCGTAGAATGTTGGGGTCTCCTTGGAAAAATTAGTGAACTATTAGTGTTTATAACTGATTGTAAAATGGTTCAGAGTTAGGCGGTATGGGAGGCACTCAGGTTGAGTTTATTTTGGTCAAACATAAATTTGTCCAAGTTGTCAGAATTTAACCTGTGCAGTAAAACTGTCAAGGGTAAAATCAAGGCCACTAGTGAGCTCTTTGAGGGACATAATAGCCTTTGCTAAAGACTTATATTCCTGTAAAACCATGCTGCAGTGCATGGATAGTTCCTATTAAGTCATTCTGCACAGTCCTTGTTTtgataatatataatatacaactGCATGTAAAATACTGTAATATTTCATGAATTCTTACAATACACTGTGCAATTAGTTGGGTAAATTGTAATATTAATGTTGTTTGTTACTGTTGACTTGATTTTAAATGACTAAATTCTTTCTAATAATGTGGTTAGACTTCCCTGTTGTTTTGCCACAGACATAACTTTTGGCTGTGAAAATTCTTTTTGCTTGCAGTATCTGTTTCTCTTCCTAGGCTGACGTTGGTGATCCAAGCAATTGTAAACAAGTGATCTTAAACTCAAAGGGATGCCACTGGAGTAACAATATGTTAACCTTACATTTTCTGTCTgtatatttcttaaaattttggTAGTTACTGAAAAGAGGGGACTGTAGAGTTTAACCCtatttatttctgaatattttaataaaatagttTTGTAATATATGAATTTCAGTAAGCTACATGGTTAAATTGTGTTGCCTTTATCTTATATTTTGGCttattttgttaataacatTTAACAAATTTGAGTTAGAACTTGCATGTctgctttaattattttttaaaaaaccttgaTTTTAATCTGAATATGACACTGAGCATATTTCTTAATTGTAGTAATTCATAATACCTGATTTTAGTGTAATCCTAAATAAGACTAGCTatacttaaaaaacaaattaaatgctTCACTGCCTCTCTGAGCAGAGCTATAACATCAGCTGATTTAATTGCAGGTTTTCCTGTGGGATATGGATAAATACTCCATGCTACGGAAACTTGAAGGCCATCACAATGATGTTGTAGCTTGTGAGTTCTCTCCTGATGGAGCGTTACTGGCTACTGCATCTTACGATACTCGAGTCTATCTCTGGGATCCACATATTGGAGTGATCCTTAGGGAGTTTGGGTAAGTAAAGCACTCAAATCTGGGAACTGTCTCCCAGAATGGACTTGGAAATGAGCAGTGGCTGATGGAAGTTGTAAAGTGGCAGAGGCTAGAGGTTGTTCTTCCGTCTGAGAGTGAATTTACAGGACTGGTATTTTAAGGTTTGAATTGCACTGAAGAGCACGCGGCAGTTCAGTCCCCACTGAATCCGCAGTGAACCGGTCCAACGGTGTTTGTTTGTGAGTGCCcgagctctgctgtcctggctgtgtccctgagcgtgtgtctgtccatctgtccgCAGGCACCTGTTCCCCCCGCCCACGCCGATCTTCGCGGGCGGCGCCAACGACCGCTGGGTGCGCTCGGTGTGCTTCAGCCACGACGGGCTGCACGTGGCCAGCCTGGCCGATGACAAGTGAGTGTGGGCACGGGGCTGCTGCCCCCCTGCcttctgccctggcacaggagcctcTCAGCACTGTCACAGAAAACACCTAGCACAGTTAAAAACCCACTCTGATAACTTCCTCTGTTGTCCTTCCCCCTCAGAATGGTGAGGTTCTGGAGAATTGATGAAGAATACCCTGTACAAGTTGCACCTCTGAACAATGGACTCTGCTGTACTTTCTCTACTGATGGCAGTGTTCTGGCTGCAGGGCAAGTACagacttcttttcctttctaaaatATGAAGGTAACACAAGAGATTGAAAACAGTGGCTCAGTGTTCTGAAAATCTTCAGTTGTGACTTGCAGCCTGGTGCTTCTGACTGGTACTGTTTGTTTAAACATGCCTGGAATAGCAGTAAAATCAATCAGCTGATAAACTCATTtcttatctttaaaaataaatatgtgagAGACCCAGAACATGAGGATTGGAAGAAGCCCATCAGATAGCTGAGGGCAGTTGTTGTGTGTTAGGTGGCACAGCAGTAGCTGCTGGGAGATCTGTTCCCTTTGCATAGACAAGTTGCTtattgtgctgctgcagcttaCAATAGGAACTGGAGTAAATCAggatcctggagcagctggaactGAGCACCAGCAAGTCCCCTACCTAGTCATGCGTGTGTGTGAGTTGGTAGCAGGCTGAGCTGGTTCCTGTGGAATAACCTGGAggcttttgtgggttttgtgcaGGACCCAGGATGGCAGCCTGTACTTCTGGGCGACCCCGAGCCAGGTGtccagcctgcagcacctgTGTCGCATGGCCATCCGCAGGGTGATGCCCAccagccaggtcaggaacttGCCTATCCCGGGCAAAGTGGTGGAGTTCCTTTGTTACCAGATCTGAGTTATTTgagaagaaaacaagcaaacGAAACCAACAACtgggaggtggcccaggtgcTGAAACTGGCTACAAACACTTTACAGAATCCTCAAACTGTACAGCCTTTAAGCTTAAAACTCTACAGGTTTTCAAGAGCTATTTAAAGTGATAACCTAAATACTATTTTATCAAAATGCCTGacaggtaattttttttactatttataGAAAACACAGTAGAAGTATTCTGGTGTTCTCAATTTTCTAAAATGTAACTGTGAAAACATGTACATATATAGACATAAGCTGCTACATGTTATCAGTGTACCTTTAAAATTGCTTGTATGATTTTTCATGTGTCTCATGTATATATTGCTTTGGTAGAGCCATGATGCATCTGAGCTGTAAGTGGAAGGACAGCTGTTCTGGCACACTGAGGTAGGAAAACTATTGACTTAAACAGCAGTTAAGCTTCCTTCTGTACATTGGTTGGGGTGCAGAAAGCTGCCCCCCAGGTCAGACTTTGTGCTAGTTTATTTGTGAGAGGTACAGCTTTGTAGAGAGCAGTGTGTGGGAAAGGGCAGGAGGTTAAAAGGAGTGCAGTGTATCTGATGTAACCCAGGACCATGCCTGAGTCAGCTGAAGGCCTTATGCTCCATAGCAGCAAACCAGGTGAAATTTCAGTATTGGGCAGTGTTAGAGAACTATTTCCTTACATTTCTGAAAATCTGACTACTGTATTTTTGCCTGATACTGTGTCTGTAATGAGAGACATTTGCAGACTCAGTTTATTATCCTTTAACCCTGTAATATCTGTTTGGGGGTGATTATTGGTTAATGGCCAAAGATAAGCAAAATACTTGGTTTTGCCTTCTGTTATTTATCTGTACCTGCAGATATAAAGAATGTATGCATTGCATAAAATGCCtgattatatatatttttgttgaattttgtattaaaaactTGTATAAAAGTTTTTTGGTGTCTCATGTGGTGACTGATTTATCAGCACTGTGTGGCTGCAGCGTTCCAGGCTGAGCTGGTGAGGCCTGGTTTGTGCTCCCAGACAGATGCTTACAGAGCTCTCTAAAGCCATGACAGTGTTATAGGCATGTGTGAGCTGCAAATCTGCCTATTTAAGCCCCTTCATGAGCTGAGCTAAAAGCTAGGCTTGCCATGAGCCTGTTTCTGCAAGATCACAGTTCCAGCCTTGGAACAGCAATAGGGGGGTCTTGCAGGAGAGCCTTACTGAAAGGTCCTCTCAGGTTGTGTTCACCAAAAGCTCTGATTTATGCAAGTGGAGGAAGAAAACAACATCCCAGCTCCGCCTTTCACCACCTCTGAAAGCTGCTTCTGCCTGCAGGAGGTCCTCTGTTTGCTCTAACCTTTCTCCCAGGACACAAATGATAGTGTCAGACCAAGTACACAAGCTTTCCTCATTAGTGAGGCTATTTATAATCATGTACCACGTTTACAAGCCTCCTCCTGCCATGGTGGGACACCACAATGTGAGGCCTGATCCCCAGCAGGTcccagctgtgagcacagcacagagctgggccctTCAGCAGGGCGAGGCACACGGCTCCTCCCAGCTGTGTTCAGTAACCACTGTTGGGGGAAAGGGAACAAGCAAAGGACAACACCGTGGAGAAACTTCCTGCTGGCTGAAGCTCCAGTTTTCTCTGGAGTGCTCTGAAAGCTCTATTTTCCACATTCACATATGGCATTTAGTTGAATCATGAGTGAATAACACTGCTAAGTATTGTGTGGGGTTTGTTGTTTCAGTGCTGGATGAGGACTTCCATTGAAGCACTCTGGAAATAGGGTGGATGAATCCTGTGACCTTTTCCTTATATATTACAATAGTCTCATAAAGGACAGGGGTTATGTAAGATCCCATGGGAAATCTGGTAgaggtgtcaggcagaaactgtTTACCCAAGTAATTATTTCAGATCAGAACCACCTGAGTAAGGCAGGCAGTGGGTTTCTGTGGGATGCTGGCTTCTGCACAAGGACGAGTTTGTTTTATAAACACTGCTCCACACCCAAATCCCACTGCAATGAGCTGGATCAGAACAGCCCTAATTATTGATGTACTAGAACCAAAAGAAAGCCAGAGTAAACTTCAGATAAGTCATGATAACACTGGTAGTTATCAGCAAGGTTATGCCTTGTGTAACCAGCTAATCCAGACAGAAGTTCTGAGGCAGATATGATTTATTTCTAACATGAGATTAGAAGCTCCTGAATGCTCACTTCTATTACAGCTGGCTGTGTGCTTTGTTGCAttgaggagaaaaatatttatttatgggCTCTAATAAGAGTTGCTATGCTGGGGTTCCCTGACAGAAATCATaatccctctccctctctgagTTCACTTCTCAGCCTACacaagctcctgctgccccctgcACACTAATGGGAGGAACTTCTCCCATTTAATTGGAGAGTTCTGCCCACTTCTTCAGGtgctcctctcccctcctgcttCAAAAGGCAAGCACTTCTTTGGGAAGACTATCTTAATCTGATTCCTGATATAACAGCAATCGTAGTAAAACTCTTGTACCAGAATAAATGCTAGGATGGAAAACTTCAACTGAAATTAGATGGGGAAAAATCTATCAGTATGCATTATTAACAGTGTAATTCAAACCTGGGGCAACTGCCCACGAGCCATTAGGGTGTTTGATGATATTTATTATGACCAGCTCCTTGTGGTCACTGCAGAAGGAACAAGCCCAGAAGAAAGACTTAAAATATTGCTTCATCTTAATTGCatcagaggaaaggaaaaaaaccaaaaaaaattccaaggtCCATTGCAGATAAGAGCAGTGAGAAGAGTTTGGGCAGAACTTTGGTCCTGATGTGGCATGTCACAAGACTGGGACAGGGGTGTGCTGCTGCCCGGTccagagagctgtgctggtTTCTGTGAGCTCACTGgcacaggaggaaaaggagcagctgagaaagtctcctccctgccttccagaggtctgtgacacagccccaaGGCCACCTGGCCTCCAAGGGAGGTGTGAACCTGCCAGGTGGTTTCCTTCACTGATCCCAGAAGTTCAGATAGTTCTGATCATCAGGTGAAGCACCTCCAGCTGGCAGGCTCTGAGAGCAAACAGGAACTAGGGGTGGCATGCTGCCTCTGTGACTATATAAATCAGCACCAAATCTGGCTGCACTTGGCCATTTCTCTGACCTCAGTGCTCTCATAGACAAATTTGATCTGATGCCTAGAGAATCCTCTCCTGACTCTACTCCAGCACAGCAttacaaataaaaatctaaTTAAACAGATTCCACCATGGCAATCATCTGCAACAGGCTCTAATGAAGCATATTCATAGCAAAGGCTTGCAATAAAGCTGGGGAAGTTTGAGATACACACATGTACATCTCTGTGGGTCGATGTGGGGGTGAGTGCCTCCATCCAGGTGTGCCTGTATGTAAATCACACACAGTGTAACTCCCTGCCAGGGGTCACTCTGGAGCCTGGGAAAAGCTCGGTGCTTGCACAGTGACAACACTGCACTGGGTAGGCAGTGACTGGGAGGGCATTTACCTGCTGGGGGAAGGTGCAAAGGCCCCTTGGCATCCCCACGTTTATTGATTGTGTCCACTGGATCATGAGACATTAGAGAAGCTGGAAGTGGACTGACCTGCTCACAGCTTTGTGTTTGGTGAAGAGCTGCCAGGGTGGCATGTGGCCAACACAAGTGTTGCAGCTTCTGCTGGAACCCAAGATGTCCATCTGTGTGCATGGAGAACTTCTGAAATGACACTTTTCCTATGGAGCTCTTTGCCCAAGGAAACTCCCCTGAACAGGGATCCTCATGCATGGCCTGGGAAGACATTATTCTGTGCACTGTGCTGTGGTGAGAAGGGTTTCCTCTTTTTAGTATCACTTCTGTCTAGTAATTCATAAGAAATATGatgttgagggttttttttagtgtATTCTTTTCTGGAATCTATAATAGTTCTTGGCTTCAACAGCAGATATTATTAACTACTTATTATTCAGAAACAAACCAGTATTCTGACTCACCAATTATCTTAAATCACACTTTAAACTAAACATAACTCAGTAGCACTCATGGAGAAATGTAAGGATAATAACATTTGGAGTATTTATGGGAACATGGAAATGTTTGAATTATCTTCATTTGTGCACTACAGTAGCATCCAAGCCTTTAATAAAGAAGTCTCTCTAATCCAAACAACTCCTAAGTTAAACAGAAAAGAGACAAAGGTGGGAGCAGAAAACATAATCACTCACTTAGAAGTAAATAAATGAGGCACAGAAAGGGATTCTAAAGAAAACTGTGGCCAACCTCAGAATCTGGTTTTCCTCCCTGATGTAGTCAGAAAGTCCCTTTGGCACAGGCCTATCACGCTTTCCAAACAAATGCCAAATGTAAATGCAGTTCCTGACGGTCAGTGTGCAGggcctgctccagaggcttgcCCTCATTCAGCACAgatgctgttctgctgctgcctcgaTTTTCTCTGCCCTTTCAAACTCTGGTCTTGTGGTCTCACACCAAGTACCAATGCTCTTAAATGTTCAGTTTCCAGAGCAAAGGGATCGGAGCTGAATCCCTTCTCAAGGCAAGAGAAGCCTTGAGCAAGAAAATTCTGTTGTATTTCTAGAAAAATGTTTGAGAACAAGATCTCTAATCAGTTCTGCTCTTTCCTCCTGGAAAGCTGGAATTGGTTTGGCTTGTTGCTGTACCCTCGTGCCTGGAGAGAAAGgcctgggagggcagcagggggaGGAAATTCAAACCCCTTCCTCAAATCCCGAATCCTTCACCGGCCCCAAATCCCGGCGGGGGCTCCGGGACCGTGCGGGCACCTGCCGGGTGTGCGGCGCCCTCTGCCGGCCCCGCGCGGCACCGCGCGCCTGGGCACGCGCGGTTCTGCGCACCTGGGCACGCGCGGTTCTGCACACCTGGGCACGCGCAGTTCTGCGCACCTGAGTATGCGCAGTTCTGCACACCTGAGTATGCGCGGTTCTGCACACCTGGGCACGCGCGGTTCTGCACACCTGAGTATGCGCAGTTCTGCGCACCTGGGCACGCGCGGTTCTGCACACCTGGGCACGCGCAGTTCTGCGCACCTGAGTATGCGCAGTTCTGCGCACCTGGGCACGCGCGGTTCTGCGCACCTGAGTATGCACAGTTCTGCACACCTGAGTATGCGCAGTTCTGCGCACCTGGGCACGCGCCCCgatcccggtcccggtcccgatCCCGGTCCCGATCCTGATCCCGGTCCCGATCCCGGTCCCGATCCCGGTCCCGATCCCGGTCCCGATCCTGATCCCGGTCCCGGTGGCTCCCGGCTCCGGGCAGGCGGCCGTGGCGCTCTCTGCTGGCTCCCCGTGTCCTGCAAAGAGCAGGAGCAAAGCGGCTCCTCCAGCCTGCAATAACCCCCACGGGACTGTCTGCAGGGGGATTCGCAGCTTGGCCCGGGTTTGGAGGGGAgattcctgcagcacctccactCTGAGTCATATCGGTGCCTTGCTTCCTGCTGCAGGTCGAATTTGTCAGCGTTAGAGACAGAAAATGAGCTGATTGGGAATTTCTGTCTCATCAGGGTGCTGTGCTCTCATCAGTGTTCGCTGCAAACAGCAGCACCGAGCATGAAAGAGTTCTGCCAAGGCCGGGAGACAAACCTTGGACTTCTTTTGTTCCTCCTGCTTTAATTAGAAAAGAGCCAATGCATGAAACACAAGGAGTgccagaaaagcaaacaaatgtaagccTTTGATGCTTTCTTCCCTTGAACACACACCTCTGTCAGCTCTTCAGTCTCTCATCCCTTCAGAGGCCAAAGGTCAGAGGGGCCCCTGTgaactgctgccctgggagaggaagaggaaggaagtgACAAATTAGCTCGGCTTTCCAGGCCTGTCTTGATCCACTGGTGTGAGTCACCAGAGCgtgacagcagtggctgcaCCCAGGCATCCATCAGCACTGGCTttcctctgctggagctgctcacgTGAcatctgcagccctgctcccctgggcCTGTGAacagtgctgcagctctctggtgGGGCTGCACTGCAGAGTCCTTTCACTGGGGAGTGTCAGCAGAGGTCCAGCTAAACCTGCTTATTCTCATCACTTCTGGGAAGAGCAGACTGATTCCTGGCTTAAGGAAGAGTGCAAAAACTGCTCTTCGAGCAAGTAATGAAGAATTACTTTCTGAAACTGTCCCAAACACAATAAAGCTGCCAGTCACCACTTCAGAGGCTTCCAGCTTCAGAACAACTGTGCCTTGGACATTCTCACCTCCCATTTACTCCTGCATGTTGTGACCCTCACGGCCTCGCTCATAACACACCTGAGCATCACCTGCTTGGACACCAGAACACCTTTGGGAGGTGGAGAAGTTCTGGAATATGTTTGAAACACAGAGGAGCTGGGTACCTTACCCAGAGTCACACATGGAGTGTTACACCAGAGATGTAAGCACAACTTTGCTTGGTTAAAACTCCAATATGGAGGTTCTCCAAAAGAAATGAGGCTGCCTGCTGGAAAGAGAAGGCAGCATTTTAATGATGCCCTCTTTCTCAGCAAATGTGCTGAGTATTTGGTAACTCTTAATTTATTAattcagaaaaagaattaaCAAGACTAGCTAAACTAGTCAAATAATAAAATGTCAGGACCTATGGAAGACACTGCTCTCCTTGGCATTTTTATTGAGGCAAAGAGTGGTCTCCaccattttttttattacttagaacttttgtttctgttcttgTGCTCAGGACTTGCTTGCTGGGCCAGAGAGACTTGCTGTGTCTACTGGAGGTcagtttctttaaataaaaaagtaatcCAGATCAATGTGGGATTACAGGGCACGAAATCTCCTCACGGCTAAGCAGGGTCAGTGTTCTTGCATTGCAAAACTGCCCTGAAGTTTCAGTTTGCAGTAAAATGCCTGGCTCCTCgctggctgctgtgctcccctcccagccctgagctgtccccagcactgttGGGGCTGAACTCAGCACAGACCATGTCCAGCCCAGGGGGTGTGCTCCACATCCCCCACACCCAGCAGGCACCCGCAGGAGCTGTTTCCATgctctggcaggagcaggagcatccTGCTCAGCCTGAGGCTCAGCAGAGGCACTGTTCAAGCAGTGCTCAGAGCACTGCAGGAAGCATCTCCCCATCAGGATTCCCCAGCACTGACACAGAGGGTGTTTGACTGCAGGGTCCCCACAAAGCTGTGGCTCCACAGGAAAGGGGGGATGCCAGGAGTGCCTGGGGGCACAGGACAAGTGTGCATTGTGGCTGCTGAATCTGCCTGCTACACACAgactgctgcagagccctgcacgGCTGACAGCTGGCCACCAGCCTGAAGTGACTtcaaagagcagagctgggcccaAGAGATCCAACATCCTCTTCCTCTGACAACACCTGGGCTTTagcagcagccacctccacGAGCTCCTTTTCCAGAACAGAGATGCTCTGACCTACACAACAGGGGGTCCAGACAAAGCTGCACCACCAACATCAAAGTCAATTCCTACTGGCAACTGAACCTTTGAGGAAAGTAGGATACTGCAATGCAGGACATTAGCAATGATTTTAGAAGagctgcatttaaaataaaaacaacaacttCAATGACAGGAAAACAAGGAAGGGAAAGACCTGAAATGAAAGTTCTCCAACAGAGACTATGTTACTGCACAGGACTCCAGCCATAAGACCCAATTCCACAAAACAGCCACCTGAAACAGCATCTCAATGGCATTCTTACTGTGTAGTTGAGATGGTCTGAGGTCACTCCCCACATTCACCTCCCCAGTTCAGCTCTCCGTAGGGGTGGACTGGGTAGGCGGAAGGATAGGCACCATTCCCTTCACGTTGCTCTCAATCACTAGGAATGTATTTAATTTCATCTTGCCCACAACCAGAAACCATACACTCTCACAGGCTGTGAGAGAAAGTAGACTTGACAAAGATTTATGCAGTGAGTCTGTTAAGAAATTATACACACCTCTGCTATTTTATAACACACACAAGGATGGGTTTTAAATGTTTTGGGGCaagaataattttcttattCTGGATCTGTCCCTAACTATATTCCTTAGTGATTCAAACAGTGGGGAGGCAGACCACAACTGAGGCTCCCAGGGCAAAGCCATGAATAAATGCATAGCACAATGAAGAGCAGAATATTCAGGTTCATAAATGATAGGCCCACAGGAGATGCAAGAGCCTTGTGTAAGCAGGACTCTGTGAGGGGAGCAGCTTGCATTTGTCCCCACTGTAAGTGTTCCTCGTGCATGAAACAGCCTCTGCACAGATGGGGCAAGAGGACAGGGAGCACAGGCTCTCAGCGTGGTCGCGCTGCTGTTATTCTGCAGGACTGCTCTTGATTGATGTCCATCAAAGCATGCAAGTCCCTTATCTGGGCAGAAGGATCAGTCTCCAGGCTGGTTTACAGGAATCACGCCCGTGGCTGCACGATTCCCTCTCTCGCTTTGACAGGCGGCTCGGGCCGGGGCAGCACCAGCGTGTGAAGTTAATCTACCGAAAATTAATCTAACGAAAACAGCTGTCTCCGGCAGGATTACCGATTTTCATTGCCTGCGATGCTCCGCAGCTCCCGCAGGAGCCCCAGGCCAGCGGCTGCAGAGGGCACCAGAGCGCCGGGCAGGTGCGGCTGCAGCCCGGGCTGcgaggggacaagggacagacAAGGGACAGCCCAGGGTCCCCGCAGCGCCCCGAGAGCGCC includes the following:
- the WSB1 gene encoding WD repeat and SOCS box-containing protein 1; the protein is MASFPPSVNEKLIARSRTVGELLAPTSPFDKKCGRENWTVAFAPDGSYLAWSQGHRIVKLVPWAQCLNNFLLHGAKNGANAAGTRLPRQSSEASQKNKPCEHVIDCGDIVWSLAFGSSVPEKQSRCVNIEWHRFKFGQDQLLLATGLNNGRIKIWDVYTGKLLLNLMDHTEVVRDLTFAPDGSLILVSASRDKTLRVWDLKDDGNMMKVLRGHPNWVYGCAFSPDSSILCSVGASKAVFLWDMDKYSMLRKLEGHHNDVVACEFSPDGALLATASYDTRVYLWDPHIGVILREFGHLFPPPTPIFAGGANDRWVRSVCFSHDGLHVASLADDKMVRFWRIDEEYPVQVAPLNNGLCCTFSTDGSVLAAGTQDGSLYFWATPSQVSSLQHLCRMAIRRVMPTSQVRNLPIPGKVVEFLCYQI